The nucleotide window TTTCTGGTGTTGTAACTCCCAGCTTCGGCATTAATAAAAGTATCTGGACTATCCTTGGTAATGATGTTGATAACCCCTGCAGCGGCATCAGAACCCCAGACACCAGATTGGGCTCCTTTAATCACCTCAATACGCTCTATATTGGCAATCATGATGTTCGCTAGGTTAGCCCCCGTAGTGCTTGATGGATCATTCGCTCTAATACCGTCAATAAGAATTAAAGTTCTATTGTTGGATGAGCCTCTTAAAAGAATCGAAGTGCTTGAACCTAAGCCACCATTTTGTGTAAAGCTAATGCCGGGTAATGTGTTTAGGGCTTGAATGAGGGTTGTATAATGTTTCGCTTCAATTTCTTCAGCGGTGATAACGTGCATTTCAGAGGTGACTGAACGGACGTTTTGTGCAAAATTGTTAGCACTGACAATAATTTGTTCTAAGGTGTTTTGATCAGCAAAAACGCTAGTCGGCAGAGCTGTGGCTAAAATCGCCGCAGTTATTTTTGATAGTTTCATGATTTTCCTTCAATTCATAAATGTAAATGAACGAAGGCAAACGGACAGGGTGGTCATGGTATTAACCAGGCCTGCTTAGATAAATTACTTGGCACAAAAGCAACCGTGTTTAAGTTTGCTTTTAATTTGTGAATTTGGCTTATCTCCGTATTGCCCACCGCAATCGGGTTGAATGTGTCATAAACAGCATTCGTCTTTCAGGCCGGTATCCGGGCTTAAGAGCAGTTTCAGATTGCCTTCTCAGAACGATTGTTCCAATGGCTAAAGTAATCTGTTTTCTCTATCACCGTTGCGGGGGCAGCGTAGGAATTGCTGGTATTAATGTGTATTAAGCCGGCTCACCAATCTTCCCGTTTAACTTTACTGGTTTTGAAATATCAAGTTGAATCATTCAAAGGTAAAGCACCTGAAAGCGCAAGATTTTACTGGGCTAAGCTTGAAATGCAAGTTTTTTAGATTTAATTGCTAGTATTCGTGTGTTTTTGTATAAAATTGGGTGGTTTTTTAAAGGTTTTGTGTGAGGGTTTTTAAAGTTACCAGGCCTGGTAACTTTATAGGATTCAGAGATATGAAAGTTTGCTTGGATTTACTTGGATGTTTAAGGCAATGCTTGTTTTTAAGTAAATCCAGCTTAAAAGTCGGTATTTAAGCGACATAGTCCTTTTTTGAAGTCTCGTATAGTTCAACTAAGCCATCTACTTGTGATTGTTCATAGTCTCGTAATCCACTCAATACCATGGTTTTATAACCCGAACCGACTTTGGTTTCACCATCTAGAACATCGAATTCAATACGTACGGTCCCACGTTTCCCAGCGACATCCAAGCTAGTGTTACTCAGTTTAAGGGCTGGCGATTTCACGTCCAGACGCTCAAACTCAAATGCCATGCTTTCGTAGATGACCATCGGTCTTTCTGGGTTGATCATCACATTATGTTGTTGCATCAGCGGCACTAAAATATGCGGAAAACTGTGCCCGGAAAACGCGACATAAGCGCGAGAGAATCCTTCGATAAAGTCCATGTCGTGGGTGGTTTGGCCATCACGCTCGACATCTAAATAAGGCTTGTCATTAGCGTCTTTGATGGTGAATGTCGACTCATCGGTTTCCGGGAAGACCAATTCCACCCCTTTACCCACCATACCTGTGTAATTGAAGGTCATTTTTTCAGATAAGCCTAGACGGGCTAAGGTCATCGCAAATAGCAGGTCGCCAGGAACACAAAAACGTTTTGAATCCGGGTTGTGTAGAGGGTTGAAATCATCTGAGACTTCTTTAGCAAAACGGCTGCCCTGTTCTGGAGTGATCTGAATTAAGTTGTTGTGAATGGTATGAAAAGCGTCTAAGTACATGGTTTCTCAATAAACTAAATAAAAAAGGAAAATAATTGCGGTTGTTTCACTAAGCGGGGAATCATACCCAAATGCATGAAAAGAATCACGTTTTTAGACGGATTATTTTGTTTCAAAGGCTGTTTTCAGCCTTTCATTGGGCTTTTAACACTCATTAAGCCACTCCATCCGGTTATCAGGTCAATGCGATACTAGAACAAGTCACAGTAAAATATTTACCAGAAACCGGTTGCAAACCGTCATGTCCAAACCGTCATGTTCAAACCGGTTTGATAATGGGGTTTATTTTTTGTGTTCTGCGGTTAACACCAGGTTCACCAATCTATGCACCAGTGGTGAAACTAAAATAATCGTTGGAAAAGCCACCGCAAAAGCAAATAGCCAAGCTTTCAGCCACACTTCAATGATGTTTTCGACCAAGCCCACATTAAATAGGCTGATGACTAGAGACATGATGCAAGACATAAGCAGTGACATGAAGAAGGAAAATACGATTTTATGGTGTTTTTGGTGGATCATTTTATTTCTCTTAGGTTTGATGAAGTCGAGTTTGTTTTTAGTTTTCGAAAACTAGGTTAATCCGTTTGAAATCCAGTTCCGTTAAGTTGGAAATAATTAAACCAGTATTTTGGGCTAAGTAGAGTAATTATTCCTATTTGGTTGTGCTATTGAGCTTTTTGCCCGAATGTTCTCATTTTGTCCATGAGTCGATTACGTTGTTTTGTATTTAGGTTTTCTATTGAACCTATCAAGGTGTGTTTGATGGGGGATATTCCGCAAAAGCTCAAAATATTGCGTTTTAGGTTTTTTAAACTGTGGGCGCAATAGAACCAACGATAAATGAAAGCGGGCATTCCCATCGTGACGACAATGTGGGCGCTTCTTCCTTTAAGCCGTTTCTGAGGCCAGCTATTCCTATCACCCGTTGTCATGGCAAACCCCGGTCTTAATACCTGTTCCCAAAACCCTTTTAGAATGGCAGGCATATCGCCTAGCCATAATGGATAGAAGACGATGATGTGTTCAGCCCACAGGATTTTATCTTGAGCGTCCTGGATGTCACTTACAGGGGGTTGGTTTTCAAATTCCTGTTCACTGCTCAGAAGCGAGAAGTTGAGCTTTGCAACTTCAATGAGTTTAACCTGATGGCCGGCTTGTTGTGCCCCCTCAGTGTAGGCTTTAACCAAAAAGTGGCCGAGATGTTCCGTGGTTGAGTCTGGGTGGCCTTGAATGATGAGTATCTTTTTGGACATGTGGGTTACTCCGCCAATGTTTTATAGGCAATATCGTATAGCCAATATCTTGTAGCCAATATTGTACCCCGATGAAACCCAAAGCTAAATTAAAGTGTTGTTATAGGCATAAAGGGGGCGAGTTCTTTCAGTTGGGGTTGCGAGCTTTTGTAAGGTAATATTGGCTCGCTATCACAATGAATATTCCACCTAGAACCATCAGGCTGGACAGGGTTAAGCGTTGGGTGATGGCTTCGGCGACAAATATCACTCCGCCAAAAGCGGCGATAACCGGTACGGAAAGTTGTACCACCGCCGCTTTGGTGGCTGTTAAGCCTGCTAAAGCCATATACCAAATGGCGTAACCCATGCCGGAAGCGATGGCGCCTGAAAAAATCGCTAAGATAATGCCTTGTTGGGATAGGTGGGCTTGTGCAAATGTGAAAGCGGCCACGATAAGCAGCAATGGCAGAGTGCGTAAGAAGTTATAGGCAGTATCCATGATTGCATTTTGACTGCCTCGTCCGATAAGCGAGTAAATCCCCCATGCGATTCCAGACAGGCTCATCAGAATGAAACCGTTCAGTGACGGGGTACTTAGCTCTGGCAGGATCAAATACACAAAACCCGTAAAAGCGATAATCAATCCCAACCATTCGCTGAGCTGTAGGCGATTGTTCGAGAACAGCGAGAGCAGAATCATCGTGATTTGAACGGAACCAAATAGAATCAACGCGCCGGTGGCGGTATCCAGTGAAATGTAAGCGAATGAGAAACAGAGGGCGTAGATGAACAGCATCAAACTCGCCGACCAGCTACCTTTGGAAACGGGTTTTTGAGAAAAAGAGCTAAAACGTTTCAGCATCACTAAAATCAAAGCCAGTACTAACGCACCGGAGAGCAGGCGAATCAGTGTGAAACTGGCGGCATCGATGCTGTTTTCATCTAACGCGAGGCGACATAAAACCGAGTTTGCCGCAAAAGCGATTAAAGCCAAAATGGTCAAAATTGTGGTTTTCAGAGTTGTTGCGGTCAAAAGGCTTGTCATGTGAATAAACGCCTAGATTAATGAAATTGGTTACAAAAGACACTCTAAATTAAAAGCTTGAAGTTTAATGTAAGCGTTATAGGCAGGTTTAATTTCGGTAAATGGTCTCAATTAAGTGATAGCCAAACTTGGTTTTGATTGGACCGTGTACCGTGAGGACTGGTAATTTGAAGACCACGTTGTCAAACGCTTTCACCATGGTTCCTGGGCGGAATTCGCCTAAGTTACCGCCTTTCTTTTTAGACGGACAGATCGAGTGTTTCTTGGCTAAGGTACCAAAATCAGCACCTTTGGCAAGTTGTTGTTTGAGTTTTTCGGCTTCTTCTGGGGTTTTGACCAAAATATGTCGTGCACAGGCTAAGGCCATTGTTTGTCTCCGGGATCAATGATTCACAGGGTAGCCCTGATGGCTGAATTTGGATAAAAAGATTGTTTTGTAAATAAAATTAAAGCATTTTATCGATTGAAAATCTGCCACCATTTTTTACCGGTTTCTTCAACTTCGCGACCGTTTTCGATTTGTTTCTCAATCTCGGATTGTTTCGACTCACTTCGTTTATCGTCATCATCCTGTTTGTTTTTCTGCTTGTCTTTCAGTTTGTCTTTTTGATACTTTTTATCATCATAGTCGTGATTTTCGTTGTTATGTTTGTTTTTCATCTCATAACTATGTTGCTGTTTTTGTTCTACGCTCGGTTTGCCTTTGTTTCCTGCCCACTCAGGTTTATCTGCTAACGCAGGCAATGCGCAACAAAGCGTTAAACAAAATACACTTATTTTAGTTTTCATGGCCGTTCTCCTATGAGAGGGTTTCATTTTAGATTTCAAAATCAGCAATCAACATTGTGGTTGGCGCGTAATTAGATGAACTTTCTATTTAACACATATTTTTTGAATGAATCAAAAAAATCAGCGAATTTATTTTAACCAAGCCTGGTTGAATCACTTCTAAGCAATTGAAAAGAATGCTTCGGATATGCGTTATATTTAAAAATAGCGGTAATCAAAAATGCTATAATTTGCGCTATTTATTTCTTACCAGGCCTGGTAGTTCTCCAAGCCCGATTCAATACGTTTTTAACAGGTTTTTAGATAGATGAGTAATAACGGTAAATCCGAAGCAGTTGATCGCCCAGTAAACTTCATTCGCAACATCATCAACGATGACTTAGCTCAGCACAAACATGAGCAAGTACATACACGTTTCCCACCCGAGCCAAACGGTTATTTGCACATCGGTCACGCTAAATCGATCTGCTTAAACTTTGGTCTGGCAGAAGATTATAACGGTGCGTGTAATTTGCGTTTTGACGATACCAACCCGGCAAAAGAAGACATGGAATATGTGGATTCGATTATGCAGGATGTCAGTTGGTTGGGTTTTCAGTGGGCGGGTGAGATTTGTTACTCTTCTAACTACTTTGACAAGTTTTACGGCTATGCGATTGAATTGATTGAAAAAGGGCTGGCTTATGTCTGTTTCTTGAATGCCGAAGAGACTCGTGAATACCGTGGTAACTTAAAAGAGCCAGGTAAAGACAGCCCTTACCGTGATACTTCGGTGGAAGAGAATTTGGCGCTGTTTGCCAAAATGAAAAACGGTGAATTCAAAGAGGGCGAGTGTGTGTTGCGCGCCAAAATCGATATGGCGTCTTCATTTATGTGTATGCGTGACCCAACGCTGTATCGTGTGCGTTTTGAACACCATCACCAAACTGGCGATAAGTGGTGTATCTACCCAATGTACGATTATGCGCACTGTATCTCGGATGCCATTGAAGGCATTACCCACTCATTGTGTACCTTAGAGTTCCAAGACAACCGTCGTTTGTATGACTGGGTATTGGATAATCTAAACGATTTCCAAAAACCGGATCGCCCGCATCAGTACGAGTTTTCACGTTTGAACTTGGAATACACGGTGATGTCTAAACGTAAGTTGCATCAGTTGGTGGACGATAAATTGGTCGAAGGTTGGAACGACCCTCGTATGCCGACCATTTCAGGGATGCGTCGTCGTGGTTATACACCGGCGTCGATTCGTGATTTTGCGGAACGTATCGGTATCTCAAAAGTAGACAGCATGACCGAAATGGGCATTCTAGAAGCGGCGGTACGTGATGACTTAAATGTGGTCGCACCGCGTTCAATGGCGGTACTAGACCCGATTAAAGTGATTATTGAAAACTTTGACGGCGAACCTGAAGCTTTGATGGCACCGATTCATCCGCAAAATGAAGCCATGGGTAAACGCGAAATCTATTTTGGTAAAGAGTTGTACATTGACCGTGCCGATTTTGAAGAAGTGGCGCCTAATGGTAAATTCCAGCGTTTGGCGTTGGACAAAGAAGTGCGTTTACGTAACGCCTATGTGATCAAAGCGGTGCGTGCCGACAAAGATGCCGACGGTAACTTCACCACGATTTACTGTACTTACGACCCGGAAACCCACGGAAAAAATCCGGCGGATGGCCGTAAGGTAAAAGGGGTGATTCATTTTGTCGAAGCCAGCAAAGCGTTGCCGGCCGAATTCAGGTTGTATGACCGTCTGTTTACTGTTGAAAACCCGGCCAAAGAAGATAACTTTGAATCGGTCATCAACCCCGATTCGTTAAGTGTGAAACACGGTTTTGTTGAACCAGGCCTGCTCAATTCACAGGCAGAATTGGCTTACCAGTTCGAGCGTGAAGGGTATTTCTGTAGAGACAATCAATCGGGCGATAAACAGGTTTATAACCGCACGGTTGCATTACGCGATACTTGGTCGCAAAAATAATAACGTTCATTCAAGACGAATTTTCTTTTAAGGCGCTTGCGCGAGGGACAAACAAAATGATGCGAATTTGTGGTGTAGAGCTGAGTGGTAATGATGCCATTATCAGTTTACTAACGGTCGATAATGAAATCTTCAATCTGCCCGATTGCCGTGTGCGTCGCATTACTTGTCAAAACCCGGACACGGTGAACGACCTGAAATATTTTCAAAAGACCTTTAAGCAATTGATGACCGATTATCAAATTGATACGGTGGTGATTAAAGAGCGTATGAAAAAAGGCAAGTTTGCCGGTGGCGCTAATGGCTTTAAATTGGAAGCGGCCATTCAGCTGATTGACGGTTTAAAAGTCGTGTTGATGTCATCCAGCGACCAAAAGATACACCTAAAACATTATCCATTACCGATCACTTTTGCAGAGACCGGTCTTAAAAAATTCCAAGAGACGGC belongs to Thiomicrorhabdus immobilis and includes:
- a CDS encoding NAD(P)H-dependent oxidoreductase, yielding MSKKILIIQGHPDSTTEHLGHFLVKAYTEGAQQAGHQVKLIEVAKLNFSLLSSEQEFENQPPVSDIQDAQDKILWAEHIIVFYPLWLGDMPAILKGFWEQVLRPGFAMTTGDRNSWPQKRLKGRSAHIVVTMGMPAFIYRWFYCAHSLKNLKRNILSFCGISPIKHTLIGSIENLNTKQRNRLMDKMRTFGQKAQ
- a CDS encoding DUF3010 family protein translates to MMRICGVELSGNDAIISLLTVDNEIFNLPDCRVRRITCQNPDTVNDLKYFQKTFKQLMTDYQIDTVVIKERMKKGKFAGGANGFKLEAAIQLIDGLKVVLMSSSDQKIHLKHYPLPITFAETGLKKFQETAFVAAFSYYASKHVW
- a CDS encoding DUF2798 domain-containing protein, whose amino-acid sequence is MIHQKHHKIVFSFFMSLLMSCIMSLVISLFNVGLVENIIEVWLKAWLFAFAVAFPTIILVSPLVHRLVNLVLTAEHKK
- a CDS encoding DMT family transporter; the encoded protein is MTSLLTATTLKTTILTILALIAFAANSVLCRLALDENSIDAASFTLIRLLSGALVLALILVMLKRFSSFSQKPVSKGSWSASLMLFIYALCFSFAYISLDTATGALILFGSVQITMILLSLFSNNRLQLSEWLGLIIAFTGFVYLILPELSTPSLNGFILMSLSGIAWGIYSLIGRGSQNAIMDTAYNFLRTLPLLLIVAAFTFAQAHLSQQGIILAIFSGAIASGMGYAIWYMALAGLTATKAAVVQLSVPVIAAFGGVIFVAEAITQRLTLSSLMVLGGIFIVIASQYYLTKARNPN
- a CDS encoding peptidylprolyl isomerase, whose translation is MALACARHILVKTPEEAEKLKQQLAKGADFGTLAKKHSICPSKKKGGNLGEFRPGTMVKAFDNVVFKLPVLTVHGPIKTKFGYHLIETIYRN
- a CDS encoding DUF3581 domain-containing protein; its protein translation is MYLDAFHTIHNNLIQITPEQGSRFAKEVSDDFNPLHNPDSKRFCVPGDLLFAMTLARLGLSEKMTFNYTGMVGKGVELVFPETDESTFTIKDANDKPYLDVERDGQTTHDMDFIEGFSRAYVAFSGHSFPHILVPLMQQHNVMINPERPMVIYESMAFEFERLDVKSPALKLSNTSLDVAGKRGTVRIEFDVLDGETKVGSGYKTMVLSGLRDYEQSQVDGLVELYETSKKDYVA
- the glnS gene encoding glutamine--tRNA ligase gives rise to the protein MSNNGKSEAVDRPVNFIRNIINDDLAQHKHEQVHTRFPPEPNGYLHIGHAKSICLNFGLAEDYNGACNLRFDDTNPAKEDMEYVDSIMQDVSWLGFQWAGEICYSSNYFDKFYGYAIELIEKGLAYVCFLNAEETREYRGNLKEPGKDSPYRDTSVEENLALFAKMKNGEFKEGECVLRAKIDMASSFMCMRDPTLYRVRFEHHHQTGDKWCIYPMYDYAHCISDAIEGITHSLCTLEFQDNRRLYDWVLDNLNDFQKPDRPHQYEFSRLNLEYTVMSKRKLHQLVDDKLVEGWNDPRMPTISGMRRRGYTPASIRDFAERIGISKVDSMTEMGILEAAVRDDLNVVAPRSMAVLDPIKVIIENFDGEPEALMAPIHPQNEAMGKREIYFGKELYIDRADFEEVAPNGKFQRLALDKEVRLRNAYVIKAVRADKDADGNFTTIYCTYDPETHGKNPADGRKVKGVIHFVEASKALPAEFRLYDRLFTVENPAKEDNFESVINPDSLSVKHGFVEPGLLNSQAELAYQFEREGYFCRDNQSGDKQVYNRTVALRDTWSQK